In Babylonia areolata isolate BAREFJ2019XMU chromosome 19, ASM4173473v1, whole genome shotgun sequence, a single window of DNA contains:
- the LOC143294261 gene encoding endoplasmic reticulum-Golgi intermediate compartment protein 1-like: MQFDIRRFDIYRKVPKDLTQPTLTGAVISVSSVLFILFLFFSELSLFLSIDLHSELTVEDPVKHSEKIPVYINITLMRMGCEYLGLDIQDDMGRHEVGFKDNTVKVPVGDSGCRFESHFLINKVPGNFHVSTHSARQQPNDPDMSHLLHKVRFGMELAEGKDVKGSFNPLENVDKTKSDPISTHDYILRVVPTVYEDIKGNVRYPYQYTYSSREMIQYHHGGRAMPAIWFRYELSPITVRYKEKRPPFYTFLTTVCAIVGGTFTVAGIVDSLIFSAAEIIKKAELGKLS; this comes from the exons ATGCAGTTTGACATCAGGAG ATTTGACATTTACAGGAAAGTTCCCAAGGATCTGACCCAGCCCACCCTGACAGGGGCCGTCATCTCAGTCAGCAGTGTTCTCTTCATCCTGTTCCTTTTCTTCTCAGAGCTCTCCCTTTTCCTCAGCATTGATTT acaCAGTGAATTAACTGTGGAGGATCCAGTGAAGCACTCAGAGAAGATCCCTGTCTACATTAACATCACTCTGATGAGGATGGgatgtgaat ACTTGGGCTTGGACATTCAGGATGACATGGGTCGCCATGAAGTGGGCTTCAAAGACAACACCGTCAAAGTTCCTGTTGGTGACAGTGGCTGTCGGTTTGAGTCCCACTTCCTCATCAACAAG GTTCCAGGCAACTTCCATGTTTCCACCCATTCTGCTCGGCAACAACCCAATGATCCTGACATGAGTCACCTTCTGCACAAGGTTCGCTTCGGAATGGAACTGGCTGAAGGAAAG GATGTCAAAGGATCTTTTAACCCATTGGAAAATGTTGACAAGACAAAATCTGATC CAATCTCTACACATGACTACATTCTCCGTGTTGTGCCTACTGTTTATGAGGACATCAAAGGGAATGTGCGATACCCCTATCAGTATACATACTCTTCCCGG GAGATGATCCAGTACCACCATGGGGGGAGAGCCATGCCTGCCATCTGGTTCCGCTATGAGCTCAGCCCCATCACTGTGCGCTACAAGGAGAAACGGCCACCCTTCTACACTTTCTTAACCACC GTTTGTGCCATCGTTGGAGGGACCTTCACTGTGGCAGGCATCGTGGACTCCCTTATATTCTCTGCTGCTGAAATAATCAAAAAAGCAGAATTAGGAAAACTTAGTTAG